From a region of the Candidatus Limnocylindrales bacterium genome:
- the argC gene encoding N-acetyl-gamma-glutamyl-phosphate reductase, producing MAGATLIRVAVVGATGYSGAELVRLLSRHPNVQLTVVTSEQAAGAALGSVHRTLAFTGLSLEAVDAAAIAPRADIAFTALPHGASTPVVAALVDRGVRVVDVGADFRFQDVELYTKWYGQHGEPQLAREAVYGLTEFAREQVAGARLVANPGCYPTGALMGLIPLAAHIRGPVFVDSKSGTSGAGRGAKVDQLFAEVTENIRPYSVGRHRHQPEIASQLSAHAGEKRQVVFSPHLLPVARGLQTTMYLDIPEDVDVGELLHRRYDGEPFVRLLEGGAMPEPRAVRGTNMIEIAWLREPDSGRVVVLTAIDNLGKGAAGQAVQNMNCMIGAPETSGLDLLPALP from the coding sequence ATGGCGGGCGCCACGCTCATCCGAGTGGCCGTCGTCGGTGCGACGGGCTACTCGGGAGCCGAGCTCGTCCGCCTGCTATCGCGTCATCCCAACGTCCAGCTGACCGTCGTCACCTCCGAGCAGGCCGCCGGCGCCGCGCTCGGCAGCGTGCACCGCACGCTCGCGTTCACGGGCCTCAGCCTGGAGGCGGTTGACGCCGCCGCCATCGCGCCGCGTGCCGACATCGCGTTCACGGCGCTGCCGCACGGCGCCTCCACGCCCGTGGTGGCGGCGCTCGTCGACCGCGGCGTGCGCGTCGTCGACGTCGGCGCCGACTTCCGCTTCCAGGACGTCGAGCTGTACACGAAGTGGTACGGCCAGCATGGGGAGCCGCAGCTGGCGCGAGAGGCGGTGTACGGGCTGACCGAGTTCGCACGCGAGCAGGTCGCCGGCGCGCGCCTGGTCGCTAATCCCGGCTGCTATCCCACCGGCGCGCTGATGGGCCTGATCCCGCTGGCCGCGCACATTCGCGGCCCTGTGTTCGTCGATTCCAAGTCGGGAACCAGCGGCGCGGGCCGCGGCGCCAAGGTCGACCAGCTTTTCGCCGAGGTCACGGAGAACATCCGGCCGTATTCGGTGGGCAGGCATCGCCATCAGCCGGAGATCGCCAGCCAGCTGTCGGCTCATGCCGGCGAGAAGCGACAGGTCGTGTTCTCTCCGCATCTGCTGCCGGTCGCGCGCGGCCTGCAGACGACGATGTATCTCGACATTCCTGAGGACGTCGACGTCGGCGAGCTCCTGCACCGTCGCTACGACGGCGAGCCGTTCGTGCGCCTGCTCGAAGGCGGCGCGATGCCCGAGCCGCGCGCGGTGCGCGGCACCAACATGATCGAGATCGCCTGGCTGCGAGAGCCCGACAGCGGGCGCGTGGTGGTGCTGACGGCCATCGACAACCTCGGCAAGGGGGCGGCGGGGCAGGCCGTGCAGAACATGAACTGCATGATCGGCGCGCCCGAGACGAGCGGCCTCGACCTGCTGCCGGCGCTTCCGTAG
- a CDS encoding exopolysaccharide biosynthesis protein, protein MAAGTDVARAATSAASPHGHRFSETLHRIRERARHGALSVHDLLEISGPQGHAFLAVFLMLPFLQPIPLPGISTVLGLVVAMLGVFAALDRAPWVPRRLARVTIDPRTIDRICSALERLLARLERFIRPRARDMLAMRGLRYFNAVLWVLHALVFSLPLPIPFTNSLPAIVVMLLAVGTMEDDIAVIALAYVGVLVNVAFFASIVVLPMLGWRMMAS, encoded by the coding sequence ATGGCGGCGGGCACGGACGTCGCTAGAGCCGCGACGTCCGCGGCCTCACCGCACGGACATCGCTTCAGCGAGACGCTGCATCGGATCCGAGAGCGCGCCCGGCACGGCGCGCTCTCGGTCCATGATCTTCTCGAAATTTCCGGACCGCAGGGACACGCCTTTCTGGCGGTGTTCCTCATGCTGCCCTTCCTCCAACCGATTCCGCTGCCCGGCATATCGACGGTGCTGGGCCTCGTCGTGGCGATGCTCGGCGTGTTCGCGGCTCTCGACCGTGCGCCGTGGGTGCCGCGGCGGCTGGCGCGCGTGACCATCGATCCACGCACCATCGACCGCATCTGCAGTGCGCTGGAGCGGCTGCTGGCGCGCCTGGAGCGGTTCATCCGGCCGCGCGCCCGGGACATGCTGGCGATGCGCGGGCTGCGCTACTTCAACGCCGTGCTGTGGGTGCTGCACGCGCTGGTGTTCTCGCTGCCACTGCCCATCCCGTTCACCAACAGCCTGCCGGCCATCGTCGTGATGCTTCTTGCGGTGGGGACGATGGAAGACGACATCGCCGTGATCGCCCTCGCCTACGTCGGCGTGCTGGTCAACGTCGCGTTCTTCGCCAGCATCGTCGTGCTGCCGATGCTGGGCTGGAGAATGATGGCGAGCTGA
- a CDS encoding phytanoyl-CoA dioxygenase family protein has protein sequence MAVDALLGYISCMRRAVEEWLQAISDHGYVVLPEVLSAGEIAQIRRQLAPHLSDDDIGRNNFEGHLTQRVYSLVGVGPALEALAEHAAIMALCEALLEPNFLLTASQAIRILPGETSQPLHTDDAFYRIARPRKAISVSTIWAIDAFTEENGGTQIIPGSHRWSDEEVGDLLARIDFQTRTGGKPVEPELPEAVQRQLMPVTMPPGSVVVFLGTLVHRGGANRSREPRLALSNQYCEPWARPQENYFLSISPQRARAMSERVQSLLGYSIHPPFMGHALGQHPRKMLEDGAQRR, from the coding sequence TTGGCCGTCGACGCCCTCCTCGGCTACATCTCGTGCATGCGTCGCGCCGTCGAGGAATGGCTCCAGGCGATCTCGGATCACGGCTACGTCGTGCTCCCCGAGGTGCTGTCGGCAGGCGAGATCGCGCAGATCCGACGGCAGCTCGCGCCGCACCTGAGCGACGACGACATCGGCCGCAACAACTTCGAAGGCCATCTGACGCAGCGGGTCTACAGCCTGGTCGGCGTCGGCCCGGCCCTGGAGGCGCTTGCGGAGCACGCCGCGATCATGGCGCTTTGCGAGGCGCTGCTGGAGCCGAACTTCCTGCTGACCGCCTCACAGGCGATCCGCATCCTGCCGGGCGAAACCTCCCAGCCTCTGCACACCGACGATGCCTTCTACCGCATCGCCCGCCCGCGAAAGGCGATCAGCGTCAGCACGATCTGGGCGATCGATGCCTTCACCGAGGAGAACGGCGGCACGCAGATCATTCCCGGCAGCCATCGCTGGAGCGATGAAGAGGTCGGCGATCTGCTGGCCCGCATCGACTTCCAGACGCGCACCGGCGGCAAGCCGGTGGAACCGGAGCTGCCCGAGGCCGTGCAGCGGCAGCTCATGCCGGTGACGATGCCGCCGGGGTCGGTCGTCGTCTTCCTCGGCACGCTCGTCCATCGCGGCGGCGCGAACCGCAGCCGGGAGCCGCGTCTGGCGCTGTCGAACCAGTACTGCGAGCCGTGGGCACGCCCGCAGGAGAACTACTTCCTGTCGATCTCGCCGCAGCGAGCGCGCGCGATGTCGGAGCGTGTGCAGAGCCTGCTCGGCTACAGCATCCATCCACCGTTCATGGGGCACGCGCTCGGGCAGCACCCTCGAAAGATGCTCGAGGACGGAGCGCAGCGGCGCTGA
- the lptG gene encoding LPS export ABC transporter permease LptG, whose protein sequence is MSILSRYLILQYLRVFVLGMAAACGLYLIIDVFDRVGEVVPFAPSWSRVVLYFLAKLPKILYDIFPAASLLAALLSLALLTRNREILALKACGLSSWQLALPILAVSAVLSIAALFWNENVVPVAASRSRWIWDVELKQKAYRGVFDSASIWYQSDRGFVHIRRYDAGKREISGLTIYESDAAFRLHRIIDVGSMRWHDGRWQGAAGVVKDLLSPGNVQVRPLTAGEFELHEDPDNLAARKRRSEEFSFRQLREQIAQLQARGLGADEFLVDLHHKLAWPFAGLVVTLMGLPLALRSGPRSGVASSLGLGLVIGFAYWILTGLALSAGRTGAMSPVVAAWIANAVFGVIAAFLYIGRDA, encoded by the coding sequence ATGTCGATCCTGTCGCGCTACCTCATCCTTCAGTACCTGCGGGTGTTCGTCCTCGGCATGGCGGCGGCGTGCGGCCTCTACCTGATCATCGACGTCTTCGATCGCGTCGGCGAGGTCGTACCGTTCGCGCCCTCCTGGTCGCGCGTGGTGCTCTACTTCCTGGCCAAGCTGCCGAAGATCCTCTACGACATCTTCCCCGCAGCCAGCCTGCTCGCCGCGCTGCTGTCGCTGGCGCTGCTGACGCGCAATCGCGAGATCCTCGCGCTCAAGGCCTGCGGTCTGAGCTCCTGGCAGCTGGCTCTTCCGATCCTGGCGGTCTCGGCGGTTCTGAGTATCGCCGCGTTGTTCTGGAACGAGAACGTGGTGCCGGTGGCGGCGTCACGCTCACGCTGGATCTGGGACGTGGAGCTCAAGCAGAAGGCGTACCGGGGAGTCTTCGACAGCGCCTCGATCTGGTATCAGAGCGATCGCGGCTTCGTGCACATCCGACGCTACGATGCCGGCAAGCGCGAGATCTCCGGCCTGACCATCTACGAATCGGATGCCGCCTTTCGTCTCCATCGCATCATCGACGTCGGATCCATGCGCTGGCACGACGGTCGCTGGCAGGGCGCGGCCGGCGTGGTCAAGGATCTGCTCTCGCCCGGCAACGTCCAGGTGCGGCCGCTGACTGCGGGCGAATTCGAGCTGCACGAAGATCCCGACAACCTGGCCGCGCGCAAGCGGCGCTCCGAAGAGTTCAGCTTCCGCCAGCTCCGCGAGCAGATCGCGCAGCTTCAGGCGCGCGGATTGGGCGCCGACGAGTTCCTGGTGGATCTGCATCACAAGCTCGCATGGCCGTTCGCGGGTCTGGTGGTGACGCTGATGGGCCTTCCGCTGGCGTTGCGCAGCGGGCCGCGCAGCGGCGTTGCCTCCAGTCTGGGGCTCGGCCTCGTCATCGGCTTCGCCTACTGGATCCTGACCGGCCTGGCTCTTTCCGCCGGACGCACCGGAGCGATGTCGCCAGTGGTCGCGGCCTGGATCGCCAACGCGGTGTTCGGCGTCATCGCCGCCTTCCTCTACATCGGTCGCGATGCTTGA